Proteins from one Streptomyces genisteinicus genomic window:
- a CDS encoding sensor histidine kinase — MHTPRTPQDGESPPAQARPGRGRRAHAGAPAVEHTGHRPSPAPEDQGPPDRRTRRLVLRARTVRAKVICLLMVPVLSLLALWGFATVTTAQDMAALRLLRQVETQVGAPVAAAVTALETERLAALRQIAAPDAERAAALRSAAERTDAALRALGPDRGRTVAAAGAVPGELADRLTAFAEAAGALDGTRRAAAGGTASWERAYDTYGTAVEAAFAVTAATAALRDGGRSASDARVLLELDRAGEMLARQDALLGSARLSGGFTAARLRLFTGAAATRTAFLDAAAADLRGPARAAWRELAGGAGYRDLRAAEDRIGAAPAGRQAAGVVSAAEWDRSRAAVAGALRDIGSTARRAADRAEPAGNGLLTAAGAAVALGLVAVVASLVISVRIGRGLVVELVTLRNGALDIARRKLPHAMARLRTGEQIDIHAEAPAGPPAEDEIGQVGEALGTVHRAALGAAVERAELAGGISGVFVNLARRSQTLVHRQLALLDAMERRADDPAELGDLFRLDHLTTRMRRHAESLIILSGAAPGRAWSTPVPLTSVVRAAVSEIEDYARIEVRTLPEASVNGTAVADVTHLLAELVENAAQFSPPHTKVRITGEPVGNGYALEVEDRGLGMGRAALAEANRKLEESEALDLFDSDRLGLFVVSRLASRHGIRVRLGTSPYGGSTAVVLLPTTLLQPAPLPGGDRAATATGRPSPGAPIAGPSPAGLPATASGTPAAPSGAHPALTAAHGSTPADAHPAPGTPADALPSSRTPGHADPSSGTPAGAHPASRTPAGERPPTRTPGSPQRPTGVPGAPGAPGALFGPGRAGAAAGAAEDSGHPAGTPSADPGHHPPFPGRPGPRPVTGLPRHPDAPPPGDGTRAVPPRRPAAPVFQAPHAAPPAAPSVRVLRPGGVPAAPVAEGELPRRVRQTHLVPQLRGTPRAESQPGGPSGADDRGRTPELVRDRMAAYRDGWVRGGGTPPGPPSAEDRAAHPHSARSVPRPAHADPRPAPPDPRLFQGGPGAPGRGHSEPFPGRGPAPEPGPAPGRAVPRSEGDRT, encoded by the coding sequence ATGCACACACCCCGCACCCCCCAGGACGGCGAGAGCCCGCCCGCGCAGGCGCGTCCCGGCCGCGGACGGCGTGCCCACGCCGGTGCCCCGGCCGTCGAACACACCGGACACCGCCCGTCGCCCGCCCCCGAGGACCAGGGGCCGCCGGACCGCCGGACGCGACGCCTGGTGCTTCGTGCCCGGACCGTGCGGGCGAAGGTGATCTGCCTGCTGATGGTGCCCGTCCTCTCGCTGCTCGCGCTGTGGGGATTCGCCACCGTCACCACCGCGCAGGACATGGCTGCCCTGCGCCTGCTGCGCCAGGTCGAGACGCAGGTGGGCGCTCCGGTCGCCGCCGCCGTCACAGCCCTCGAGACCGAACGCCTCGCCGCGCTGCGGCAGATCGCCGCACCCGACGCGGAACGCGCCGCCGCGCTGCGGTCCGCCGCCGAGCGCACCGACGCGGCCCTGCGCGCACTCGGCCCGGACCGCGGCCGGACCGTCGCCGCGGCCGGCGCGGTGCCGGGCGAACTCGCCGACCGGCTGACCGCGTTCGCCGAGGCCGCCGGCGCGCTGGACGGCACCCGCAGGGCCGCCGCCGGCGGCACGGCGTCCTGGGAGCGGGCGTACGACACGTACGGCACGGCGGTCGAGGCGGCGTTCGCCGTCACCGCGGCGACCGCCGCCCTGCGGGACGGCGGACGGTCGGCCTCCGACGCCCGCGTGCTGCTGGAACTCGACCGGGCCGGGGAGATGCTGGCGAGGCAGGACGCGCTGCTGGGTTCCGCCCGGCTCTCGGGCGGGTTCACCGCGGCCCGCCTCCGCCTCTTCACCGGCGCGGCCGCCACACGCACCGCGTTCCTCGACGCGGCCGCGGCCGACCTGCGCGGACCCGCGCGCGCCGCCTGGCGCGAACTCGCCGGTGGCGCCGGCTACCGGGATCTGCGCGCCGCCGAGGACCGGATCGGTGCCGCTCCCGCGGGACGGCAGGCCGCCGGCGTGGTCTCCGCCGCCGAATGGGACCGGTCCCGCGCGGCGGTCGCGGGCGCGCTGCGCGACATCGGGTCCACCGCGCGCCGTGCCGCCGACCGCGCGGAACCGGCCGGCAACGGCCTGCTCACGGCCGCGGGCGCCGCCGTCGCGCTCGGCCTCGTGGCCGTCGTCGCCTCCCTGGTGATCTCGGTGCGCATCGGCCGCGGACTCGTGGTCGAACTCGTCACCCTGCGCAACGGCGCGCTCGACATCGCACGCCGCAAACTGCCGCACGCCATGGCCCGGTTGCGCACCGGGGAGCAGATCGACATCCACGCCGAGGCGCCCGCGGGCCCGCCGGCCGAGGACGAGATCGGGCAGGTGGGCGAGGCACTCGGCACCGTGCACCGGGCGGCGCTCGGCGCGGCCGTCGAACGCGCGGAACTGGCCGGCGGCATCTCCGGGGTCTTCGTCAATCTCGCCCGGCGCAGCCAGACCCTGGTCCACCGCCAGCTCGCCCTGCTCGACGCCATGGAGCGCAGGGCCGACGACCCCGCCGAACTCGGCGACCTGTTCCGGCTCGACCACCTCACCACCCGGATGCGCCGCCACGCCGAGAGCCTGATCATCCTCTCCGGCGCGGCCCCGGGCCGTGCGTGGAGCACGCCCGTCCCGCTGACCAGTGTGGTCCGCGCCGCGGTCTCCGAGATCGAGGACTACGCCCGCATCGAGGTGCGCACACTGCCCGAGGCGTCGGTGAACGGCACGGCGGTCGCCGACGTCACCCACCTGCTCGCCGAACTCGTGGAGAACGCCGCCCAGTTCTCGCCGCCCCACACCAAGGTGCGGATCACCGGCGAACCGGTGGGCAACGGCTACGCCCTGGAGGTGGAGGACCGGGGGCTCGGCATGGGCAGGGCGGCCCTCGCGGAGGCCAACCGCAAGCTGGAGGAGTCGGAGGCGCTCGACCTCTTCGACAGCGACCGGCTCGGCCTCTTCGTCGTCAGCAGGCTCGCCTCCCGGCACGGCATCCGGGTCCGGCTGGGCACCTCCCCGTACGGCGGGAGCACGGCGGTGGTCCTGCTGCCGACCACGCTGCTCCAGCCCGCCCCGCTGCCGGGCGGGGACCGCGCGGCCACGGCCACCGGGCGGCCGTCACCCGGTGCCCCGATCGCCGGCCCGTCGCCGGCCGGACTGCCGGCCACCGCGTCCGGGACGCCCGCCGCTCCGTCCGGCGCGCACCCCGCCCTGACCGCGGCGCACGGCAGCACCCCCGCCGACGCGCACCCAGCGCCGGGCACCCCCGCCGACGCGCTCCCGTCGTCCCGCACGCCCGGCCACGCGGACCCGTCGTCAGGCACGCCCGCCGGCGCGCACCCCGCGTCGCGTACGCCCGCCGGCGAACGCCCCCCGACGCGTACGCCCGGCAGCCCGCAGCGCCCCACGGGCGTACCCGGTGCGCCCGGTGCGCCCGGCGCACTCTTCGGACCCGGACGCGCCGGCGCGGCGGCCGGGGCGGCCGAGGACTCCGGCCACCCGGCGGGCACCCCGTCCGCGGACCCGGGGCACCACCCCCCGTTCCCCGGTCGCCCCGGCCCCCGGCCCGTCACCGGACTGCCCCGGCACCCGGACGCGCCCCCGCCCGGCGACGGCACCCGAGCGGTGCCGCCCCGCCGGCCCGCCGCCCCGGTGTTCCAGGCCCCGCACGCGGCACCGCCCGCCGCCCCTTCGGTGCGCGTGCTGCGTCCCGGTGGGGTGCCCGCCGCCCCCGTCGCCGAGGGCGAACTGCCGCGCCGGGTGCGCCAGACGCACCTCGTGCCGCAGCTGCGCGGCACCCCGCGCGCCGAGTCGCAGCCCGGCGGCCCGTCCGGCGCGGACGACCGGGGCCGCACCCCCGAACTGGTCCGCGACCGGATGGCGGCCTACCGCGACGGCTGGGTGCGCGGCGGCGGCACGCCGCCCGGCCCGCCATCCGCGGAGGACCGCGCCGCCCACCCCCACTCCGCCCGCTCCGTGCCGCGCCCGGCACACGCCGACCCCCGTCCCGCGCCCCCCGACCCCCGCCTGTTCCAGGGCGGGCCCGGGGCCCCGGGCCGGGGGCACTCGGAGCCGTTCCCCGGCCGCGGACCGGCGCCGGAGCCCGGCCCCGCACCCGGCCGGGCCGTTCCCCGCAGTGAAGGAGACCGCACATGA
- a CDS encoding roadblock/LC7 domain-containing protein: MTEHEPATGHYRFGDLDWLLDDLVVRVGEVRHAVVLSGDGLPVGASAALSREDAEHLAAVASGFHSLAKGAGRHFRAGGVRQTMVEMDDGFLFVAAAGEGSCLALLTAVSADIGLIAYEMARLVNRVGEHLRTPARVSSP; this comes from the coding sequence ATGACCGAGCACGAGCCGGCGACGGGCCACTACCGGTTCGGTGACCTCGACTGGCTGCTGGACGATCTGGTCGTCCGGGTGGGCGAGGTCCGCCACGCCGTCGTCCTCTCCGGCGACGGACTGCCCGTCGGCGCGTCCGCCGCCCTGAGCCGCGAGGACGCCGAGCACCTGGCCGCCGTGGCCTCCGGGTTCCACAGCCTGGCCAAGGGCGCCGGACGCCACTTCCGGGCCGGCGGCGTGCGGCAGACGATGGTGGAGATGGACGACGGCTTCCTCTTCGTCGCCGCGGCGGGGGAGGGGTCCTGCCTCGCGCTGCTCACCGCCGTCAGCGCCGACATCGGCCTCATCGCCTACGAGATGGCCCGGCTGGTGAACCGTGTCGGCGAACATCTGCGCACCCCCGCCCGCGTGAGCTCGCCGTGA
- a CDS encoding DUF742 domain-containing protein has product MSGTAVPPGSQWYDADAGPLVRPYAMTGGRTKPGPANVRFDLIALVVVDERSAPDAQESLLGPEHRTLLSLCRCETQSVAELAADADLPVGVVRVLLGDLLEAGHVKVSSPVAPAQLPDERILREVIDGLRAL; this is encoded by the coding sequence GTGAGCGGCACGGCCGTCCCGCCCGGCAGCCAGTGGTACGACGCCGACGCGGGGCCGCTGGTCCGCCCCTACGCGATGACCGGGGGCAGGACCAAGCCCGGCCCGGCCAACGTGCGGTTCGACCTGATCGCGCTGGTCGTCGTGGACGAGCGGTCCGCCCCGGACGCGCAGGAGTCGCTTCTCGGCCCGGAGCACCGCACGCTGCTGTCCCTGTGCCGCTGCGAGACCCAGTCCGTCGCCGAACTCGCCGCCGACGCCGACCTGCCGGTCGGCGTCGTACGGGTGCTGCTCGGGGACCTCCTCGAAGCCGGTCATGTGAAGGTCAGCAGCCCCGTGGCCCCCGCACAACTGCCCGACGAAAGGATCCTGCGTGAGGTCATCGACGGCCTGCGCGCCCTGTGA
- a CDS encoding GNAT family N-acetyltransferase — MERFLETGRLVLRAFGPDDVDRVLSLDGDPDVMRHINGGRPVSREEIARDTLPALLRSFPCLDGAHGEGRGHWAAQDRASGDFLGWFEFRPTAPDSAEEVELGYRLHRRAWGRGLATEGSRALIRRGFAELGVLRVTATTMTVNSRSRRVMEKSGLVHVRTFFEEWPETIEGSEHGDVEYAVSREDWLRGAAAAGRGAPTGP; from the coding sequence ATGGAGAGGTTTCTGGAGACCGGCCGGCTCGTTCTGCGGGCGTTCGGCCCCGATGACGTGGACCGTGTGCTCTCGCTCGACGGGGATCCGGACGTCATGCGCCACATCAACGGCGGACGCCCGGTGTCGCGGGAGGAGATCGCCCGTGACACCCTGCCGGCGCTGCTGCGCAGCTTCCCCTGTCTCGACGGGGCGCACGGCGAGGGCCGCGGTCACTGGGCGGCGCAGGACCGTGCCTCGGGCGACTTCCTCGGCTGGTTCGAGTTCCGGCCGACGGCGCCGGACAGCGCCGAGGAGGTCGAGCTCGGCTACCGGCTGCACCGGCGCGCGTGGGGGCGCGGGCTCGCCACGGAGGGCTCCCGTGCCCTGATCCGCCGCGGGTTCGCCGAACTCGGCGTGCTCCGGGTGACGGCCACCACGATGACGGTGAACTCCCGTTCGCGGCGGGTGATGGAGAAGTCCGGGCTCGTCCATGTGCGCACCTTCTTCGAGGAGTGGCCCGAGACGATCGAGGGGTCCGAACACGGCGACGTGGAGTACGCCGTGAGCCGCGAGGACTGGCTGCGCGGGGCGGCCGCCGCGGGCCGAGGAGCCCCCACCGGCCCGTGA
- a CDS encoding GTP-binding protein — protein MAADTTPTARGARIAPDPQTAPDPHTAANASGPHAADGTEDPPGAGAGGGADSGALALKILVAGGFGVGKTTLVGAVSEIRPLRTEEPLSEAGTRVDDTEGVARKSTTTVAMDFGRITIRSGLSLYLFGTPGQDRFWFLWDELSQGALGAVVLADTRRLGDCFPAVDYFEHRGIPFVVAVNCFPGARSFGAHEVARALDLDRGTPVVLCDARDKDSGKEVLVRLVEYAGRVHTARLLDSVGS, from the coding sequence ATGGCCGCTGACACCACGCCGACCGCGCGAGGCGCGCGTATCGCACCGGACCCGCAGACTGCACCGGACCCGCACACCGCGGCGAACGCGTCCGGACCGCACGCCGCGGACGGCACGGAGGACCCGCCCGGAGCCGGAGCCGGCGGCGGCGCGGACAGCGGCGCGCTCGCGCTGAAGATCCTCGTCGCCGGCGGGTTCGGGGTCGGCAAGACCACGCTCGTCGGAGCCGTCAGCGAGATCCGGCCCCTGCGGACCGAGGAACCGCTCAGCGAGGCCGGCACGCGGGTCGACGACACCGAGGGCGTCGCGCGGAAGTCCACGACGACGGTGGCCATGGACTTCGGCCGCATCACCATCCGTTCGGGACTCTCCCTCTACCTCTTCGGCACCCCGGGGCAGGACCGGTTCTGGTTCCTGTGGGACGAGCTCTCGCAGGGCGCGCTCGGCGCCGTCGTCCTCGCCGACACCCGTCGCCTCGGCGACTGCTTCCCCGCGGTCGACTACTTCGAGCACCGCGGGATCCCGTTCGTCGTCGCGGTCAACTGCTTCCCCGGGGCACGGTCGTTCGGCGCCCACGAGGTCGCCCGCGCCCTCGATCTCGACCGCGGCACACCGGTCGTGCTGTGCGACGCGCGCGACAAGGACTCGGGGAAGGAGGTCCTCGTCCGGCTCGTGGAGTACGCCGGCCGTGTGCACACCGCCCGACTGCTCGACTCCGTCGGTTCCTGA
- a CDS encoding roadblock/LC7 domain-containing protein, whose protein sequence is MALDKGLDWLLDDLTKRVDHITHALVLSNDGLVTGASTGLAREDAEHLAAVSSGLHSLARGSGRHFRAGRARQTMVEFDEAMLFVTAAGDGSCLCVLSSAEADVGQVAYEMTLMVNRVGEHLGVAARQPGDVSL, encoded by the coding sequence ATGGCGTTGGACAAGGGACTCGACTGGCTCCTGGACGACCTGACGAAGCGGGTCGACCACATCACGCACGCGCTGGTGCTCTCCAACGACGGGCTGGTGACCGGAGCGAGCACCGGGCTCGCGCGGGAGGACGCCGAGCACCTCGCGGCCGTCTCCTCGGGACTGCACTCCCTCGCCCGCGGATCGGGCCGCCACTTCCGTGCCGGCCGGGCCCGCCAGACCATGGTCGAGTTCGACGAGGCCATGCTCTTCGTGACCGCCGCCGGCGACGGCAGCTGCCTGTGCGTGCTGAGCTCGGCCGAGGCGGACGTCGGCCAGGTGGCCTACGAGATGACCCTGATGGTCAACCGCGTCGGCGAGCACCTGGGCGTCGCGGCCCGTCAGCCGGGCGACGTCAGCCTCTGA
- the tdh gene encoding L-threonine 3-dehydrogenase, which translates to MKALVKQHAEPGLWLTDVPEPETGPGDVLIKVLRTGICGTDLHIRSWDQWAQGAVTTPRVLGHEFVGEVASVGPDVADIAVGDIVSGEGHLVCGKCRNCLAGRRHLCRSTVGLGVGRDGAFAEYVALPASNVWVHRTPVDLDVAAIFDPFGNAVHTALSFPLVGEDVLITGAGPIGVMAAAVARHAGARNVVVTDVSEPRLELARKVGATLALNVAGAGIADAQRQLGLKEGFDIGLEMSGRPEAMRDMVDNMTHGGRIAMLGLPAEEFAVDWSKIVTSMITVKGIYGREMFETWYAMTVLLEGGLDLSPVITGSYGYRDFDAAFDEAAQGRSGKIILDWTV; encoded by the coding sequence ATGAAGGCACTTGTCAAGCAGCACGCCGAGCCCGGTCTGTGGCTCACGGATGTGCCGGAGCCCGAGACCGGCCCCGGCGACGTGCTGATCAAGGTCCTGCGCACCGGCATCTGCGGCACGGACCTGCACATCAGGTCCTGGGACCAGTGGGCGCAGGGCGCCGTCACCACCCCTCGCGTGCTGGGCCACGAGTTCGTCGGCGAGGTGGCGTCCGTCGGCCCGGACGTCGCGGACATCGCGGTGGGCGACATCGTCAGCGGCGAGGGCCACCTGGTGTGCGGCAAGTGCCGCAACTGCCTGGCCGGCCGCAGGCACCTGTGCCGCAGCACGGTCGGCCTCGGCGTCGGCCGCGACGGGGCGTTCGCCGAGTACGTGGCGCTGCCCGCCTCCAACGTGTGGGTGCACCGCACCCCCGTCGACCTGGACGTCGCCGCGATCTTCGACCCGTTCGGCAACGCCGTGCACACCGCCCTGTCCTTCCCGCTCGTCGGCGAGGACGTGCTGATCACCGGTGCGGGTCCGATCGGCGTCATGGCCGCGGCCGTCGCCCGGCACGCCGGCGCGCGCAACGTGGTCGTCACGGACGTCAGCGAGCCCCGCCTGGAACTCGCCCGCAAGGTGGGCGCCACATTGGCCCTCAACGTCGCCGGGGCCGGCATCGCGGACGCCCAGCGGCAGCTCGGCCTGAAGGAGGGCTTCGACATCGGCCTGGAGATGTCCGGCCGGCCCGAGGCCATGCGCGACATGGTGGACAACATGACCCACGGCGGGCGCATCGCCATGCTCGGCCTGCCCGCCGAGGAGTTCGCCGTCGACTGGTCGAAGATCGTCACCTCGATGATCACCGTCAAGGGCATCTACGGCCGCGAGATGTTCGAGACCTGGTACGCGATGACCGTGCTGCTGGAGGGCGGCCTCGACCTCTCCCCGGTGATCACCGGAAGCTACGGCTACCGGGACTTCGACGCGGCCTTCGACGAGGCCGCCCAGGGCCGCAGCGGCAAGATCATCCTCGACTGGACCGTCTGA
- a CDS encoding glycine C-acetyltransferase encodes MYASVRDDLRTTLDEIRDAGLYKPERVIGTPQSASVAVTAGGAAGDVLNFCANNYLGLADHPEVVAAAKDALDRWGYGMASVRFICGTQEIHKELEQRLSSFLGQEDTILYSSCFDANGGVFETLLGPEDAVISDALNHASIIDGIRLSKARRHRYANRDLADLEQQLKETQDARRRLIVTDGVFSMDGYVAPLAEICDLADRYDAMVMVDDSHAVGFVGPGGRGTPELHGVMDRVDIITGTLGKALGGASGGYVAARAEIVELLRQRSRPYLFSNSLAPVIAAASLKVLDLLESAGDLREKLAANTALFRSAMTDAGFDVLPGDHAIAPVMIGDAAKAGRMAELLLERGVYVIGFSYPVVPMGQARIRVQLSAAHSTGDVERVVAAFTDARAALEAETPA; translated from the coding sequence ATGTACGCGTCCGTCCGCGACGACCTCCGCACCACCCTCGACGAGATCCGCGACGCCGGCCTCTACAAGCCCGAGCGCGTGATCGGCACCCCGCAGAGCGCCTCCGTGGCCGTCACCGCCGGCGGCGCCGCCGGGGACGTCCTCAACTTCTGCGCCAACAACTACCTCGGCCTCGCCGACCACCCCGAGGTCGTCGCCGCCGCCAAGGACGCCCTCGACCGCTGGGGCTACGGCATGGCGTCCGTCCGCTTCATCTGCGGCACCCAGGAGATCCACAAGGAGCTCGAGCAGCGCCTGTCGTCCTTCCTGGGCCAGGAGGACACGATCCTCTACTCGTCCTGCTTCGACGCCAACGGAGGCGTCTTCGAGACCCTCCTCGGCCCGGAGGACGCGGTCATCTCCGACGCGCTGAACCACGCCTCCATCATCGACGGCATCCGCCTCTCCAAGGCCCGGCGCCACCGGTACGCCAACCGCGACCTCGCCGACCTGGAGCAGCAGCTCAAGGAGACCCAGGACGCCCGCCGCCGGCTGATCGTCACCGACGGCGTCTTCTCCATGGACGGCTACGTCGCCCCGCTCGCCGAGATCTGCGACCTCGCCGACCGCTACGACGCCATGGTCATGGTCGACGACTCGCACGCCGTCGGCTTCGTCGGCCCCGGCGGGCGCGGCACCCCCGAACTGCACGGCGTCATGGACCGCGTGGACATCATCACGGGCACCCTCGGCAAGGCGCTCGGTGGTGCCTCCGGCGGCTACGTCGCGGCCCGCGCCGAGATCGTCGAACTGCTGCGCCAGCGCTCGCGCCCCTACCTCTTCTCCAACTCTCTCGCGCCCGTCATCGCCGCCGCCTCCCTGAAGGTGCTGGACCTCCTGGAGTCCGCCGGCGACCTGCGGGAGAAGCTCGCCGCCAACACGGCCCTGTTCCGCTCGGCGATGACGGACGCCGGCTTCGACGTCCTTCCCGGCGACCACGCCATCGCCCCCGTCATGATCGGCGACGCCGCGAAGGCGGGCCGGATGGCCGAGCTGCTGCTGGAGCGGGGCGTGTACGTGATCGGCTTCTCGTACCCGGTCGTCCCCATGGGCCAGGCGCGCATCCGGGTCCAGCTCTCCGCCGCGCACTCCACCGGGGACGTCGAGCGCGTCGTCGCCGCGTTCACCGACGCCCGCGCCGCCCTGGAGGCGGAGACGCCGGCCTGA
- a CDS encoding LysR family transcriptional regulator, translating into MIDPRRLRILRAVADHRTVTAAASALYLTPSAVSQQLNALEQETGHTLLIRGGKGATLTAAGEILLGHTHTVLAQLERAEAELAAYAQGAAGEVTVAAFATGIAEVVAPAVARLSGERPGIAVRVRDAEGDESLPLVLDGEADLAVAVEYRGAPGADDPRLSRVPLYAEPFDAVLRADHPLAAAERVELARLAGSDWIGPYPGNPCHDMVLLACELAGFQPRLVHQSDDFRAVAALAGAGAGVALVPRSALRGMELGSAVVRSVSGPAATRRVFAAVRRGAEEHPLISPVLDALAVTAAGLRVEDVPTA; encoded by the coding sequence GTGATCGACCCCCGCCGGCTGCGCATCCTGCGGGCCGTGGCGGACCACCGTACGGTGACCGCCGCGGCCTCCGCGCTGTACCTCACCCCGTCCGCCGTGTCCCAGCAGCTCAACGCGCTGGAGCAGGAGACGGGGCACACCCTGCTGATCCGCGGCGGCAAGGGCGCGACCCTCACCGCGGCGGGGGAGATCCTGCTCGGCCACACCCACACCGTCCTCGCCCAGCTCGAACGGGCCGAGGCCGAGCTCGCCGCCTACGCGCAGGGCGCGGCCGGCGAGGTGACCGTCGCCGCGTTCGCCACGGGCATCGCCGAGGTGGTCGCGCCCGCCGTCGCGCGGCTGTCCGGCGAGCGGCCGGGCATCGCCGTGCGGGTCCGGGACGCCGAGGGCGACGAGAGCCTTCCGCTGGTCCTCGACGGCGAGGCCGATCTGGCGGTCGCGGTCGAGTACCGGGGGGCGCCGGGCGCGGACGACCCGCGGCTCTCGCGGGTGCCGCTGTACGCGGAGCCGTTCGACGCGGTGCTGCGCGCCGACCACCCGCTGGCCGCCGCGGAACGCGTCGAACTGGCCCGGCTCGCGGGCAGCGACTGGATCGGCCCCTACCCGGGCAACCCCTGCCACGACATGGTGCTCCTCGCCTGCGAGCTCGCCGGGTTCCAGCCGCGGCTGGTGCACCAGTCGGACGACTTCCGGGCCGTGGCCGCCCTCGCCGGGGCCGGCGCGGGGGTGGCCCTGGTGCCCCGCTCCGCGCTGCGCGGCATGGAGCTGGGCAGCGCGGTCGTGCGCTCGGTCTCCGGTCCGGCGGCCACCCGCCGGGTGTTCGCGGCGGTCCGCCGCGGTGCGGAGGAGCACCCGCTGATCAGCCCCGTGCTGGACGCCCTCGCGGTCACCGCGGCCGGTCTCCGTGTCGAGGACGTCCCGACCGCCTGA
- a CDS encoding SRPBCC family protein, translating into MPRIFTVSDSVVIDASPSDVYAQVSDPTLMGRWSPENRGAVVRDAAGGTRVGTVFDGRNTRGPLSWTTRCTVTAADPGERFAFRVRAIGLRRPVLRGPIATWEYRFEPAEGGGTRVTETWTDDRRAWPDAVAGVFDRIATRGHTFADFQRRNIRTTLANLKSALETPAR; encoded by the coding sequence ATGCCACGGATCTTCACCGTCTCGGACAGCGTCGTGATCGACGCGTCCCCCTCGGACGTCTACGCGCAGGTGAGCGATCCGACGCTGATGGGCCGCTGGAGCCCCGAGAACCGCGGCGCCGTGGTGCGCGACGCCGCGGGCGGGACGCGGGTGGGGACGGTCTTCGACGGCCGCAACACCCGGGGGCCGCTGTCGTGGACGACGCGCTGCACGGTGACCGCGGCCGATCCCGGTGAGCGCTTCGCGTTCCGGGTGCGGGCCATCGGGCTGCGGCGGCCGGTGCTGCGGGGCCCGATCGCCACCTGGGAGTACCGCTTCGAGCCGGCCGAGGGCGGCGGGACGCGGGTCACGGAGACCTGGACGGACGACCGGCGGGCCTGGCCGGACGCGGTGGCCGGGGTGTTCGACCGGATCGCCACCCGCGGGCACACCTTCGCCGACTTCCAGCGGCGCAACATCCGCACGACGCTGGCCAATCTGAAGAGCGCGCTGGAGACACCCGCCCGGTAG